TGCTCGTGCCCCTGACGTCGATCGGGCTCTGGGCTCCGGACATGCTGCAGGACCTCAACCCGCCGATGCTCCCACTCGCCGTGCTGGCCATCGCCCAGGCCTGCCTCGTGCAGGTCGTGCACGCCCCGCTCACCCGGCTGATGCGCACCCGCGCGGCCCAGGGCGCCGTCTTCCTGCTCGGCCGGGACAGGATGACGATCTACCTCTGGCACCTGCCGCTCTTCATCGCGCTGAACGGGGTCGCCCTGCTCGTCGGCGTTCCGTTCCCGGCGCCGGGGTCGCCGACGTGGTGGGCGACCCGTGGGGTGGCCCTCGTCGTCCTCCTCGCGGTCGCCCTCGGCACCGCCCGGGCGCTGCGCCGGTTCGACCGGCCGCTCCCCCGGCTCGTCCCCGGCACCGATCGCCCGGCCTGGCCCGTGCTCGCCGTCGCGGCGCTCTGCACGATCGGGCCGGCCTTCGCGGTGATGCAGCTGCACCTGTCGTTCGGGGTCGCCCTGCTCGGTGCACTGGCCGTGCCGGTGGGGGTCCGGCTCCTGACGAGGACCGTGCCGACGCGGAGCACCGCCCGGATCTGAACCGGTTCTCACCGGCAGGGGCTGCTCCGGGGCGCGTGCCGGGCGGAGGATTGTCGTCGGCCGCACGATCCTCGAGGAGGCACCCCACGCCGTCGACACCCGAGTTCTGGAGCACGTGGCACCTCGACCCGCTCGCGGCCGTCCTCATCGCCGTGGCTGCGGTCACCTACGGCTGGTGGGTCGTCGGTGCCGCCAGGCGGGGCACCCGGTGGCCGTGGTGGCGGACGCTCGCCTTCGTCGGGGCGCTCGTCCTGTTCGGCATCCTGCAGTTCGGGATCGTCGGCATCCACGATCAGGACCTCCGGTGGGCGTTCGTGCTGCGGTTGGCCCTGCTCTTCTTCGCGGTCCCCACCTTCGCCGCGTTCGCCGCGCCCGTCTCGTTGCTCCGCTCGGGAGGCCCGGCTCGCCTCGCGCAGGCAGCCTCCGCAGCGCTCGCATCGCGTCCGGCACGGGTCCTCGGCAACGCGGTCGTGTCGCCGCTGATCGCCCTCGCGCTGTTCTGCGTGCTGCTCACCCCGTTCTCGTCGACGATCCGCGAGTCCCCGGTCTGGGCGACGGCGATCACGGTGTTCGTGCCGATGCTCGGGTTCGCCCTGCTGACCCCGCTGTCCGAGCCGGGGATCCTCCGCTCGTCGACGTTCGTCACGATGGAGTTCCTGCTCGCGTTCGTCGAGCTCATGGCGGACGCGATCCCGGGCATCGTGCTCCGGATCACGAACCACGTGCTCGACGGGTCGGTCACGGCGGCGGTCGGGCAGCCGTGGTTCCCGTCGCCCCTGCGCGACCAGCACCTCGCCGGAGACCTGCTGTGGTTCATCGCCGAGGTCGCGGACGTGCCGGTGCTCATCTCGCTGTTCATCCGGTGGCAGCGATCCGATCGCCGCGAGGCCCGCACCGTCGACGCCCTCACCGACGAGGAGATGGCGGAGCTCACCCGGGCGCACCTGCAGCGCCGCGGGTGACGCGGGGTCGGTGTCGGTGTCGGTCGTGACGCCGCGACATCGACATCGTGCCGGTCGATCGACGGGTGTCTTGTCGACCGATGCACACGCAGTGGATGCACGCGCAGAGAACGACGTTCCACGAGTCGATCACGACGTGTCTTGTCGCGAAGTCGCCCCGCACGCGACGGAGCCCCGCGCCGCACAGTGCGACACGGGGCTCCGGGGCTCCGGGCTGGCTCGGGCTAGGCGTCGGCGTGCCGCCCGTGGTGGTCGGTCGCGGCGAGCTCGGCCTCGGCGGTCTCCGGCGCGGGTGCCGCGGCGTGGACACCGTGACGCTGCTCGGACCCCACCACGCTGCCGTCGGACGCAGACGCGGGCGACCCGTCGGACGTGCCGCCGGTCTGCTGCCACGCCACGGTCTGCTTCGGCTTCGCCAGGAACAGCGCGGCGACGATCCCGATGCCGAGCACCACGGCCGGCAGCACGAGCGACTGCCCCATGGCGGTGGCGAACGGCTGCTGCAGGAAGGCCGGGAGCGCCCCGACCTGCTGCTCCGCACCGCCGGCGCTCGTGCCGCCGGTGGACGCCGGGAAGTTGGCCGTGATCCGCGCCTCGATCAGCGCCGCGATGCCGGCCGAGCCGAGGACGGCACCGATCTGCCGCGTGGTGTTGTAGACGCCCGAGCCGGCGCCGGCGAGCTTCGGCGGCAGGTTGCGCGTCGCGGAGACCGAGAGCGGCCCCCACATGCAGGCGTTCGCGAGGCCGAGGAGCGTCGACGGCAGGAGCACCCAGCCCCAGTCGGCACCCGAGGCCAGGAGCGACCCGAACCAGAACAGCGCGCCGGAGAAGCAGGCGAGTCCGAACGCCGCGACCCAGCGGAGGCTCCACCGGTTGAGGTTCTTGCCGACGAGCGGGGCAAGGCCGGCCGAGAGCACGGCCTGCGGGACGAGGAGCAGCGCCGCCTGGGTCGGGCTGAACGTCAGCACGTCCTGCGCCCAGAGCATGATCGGCAGGGCGAACGACGAGATGGCGACGCCGACCGCGGTGATGGCGATGTTCGCGAGCGTGAAGTTGCGGTCCTTGAAGAGGCCGAGCGGCAGGAGCGGCTCACCCTTCTGCACGCCCTGCCACACCACGAAGGCGACGAGCACGACGATGCCGGCGATGATGAGCGACCAGACCGAGATCGGGCCGGTGATGGTGCCCCAGTCGTAGGTCTCGCCTTCCTGGATGCCGAAGACGAGCAGGAACATGCCGACCGCGCTCAGGACGATGCCGAGGGTGTCGAAGCGGTGCCCGTGCCGGTCGAACGACGGGACGAAGCGCTGCGCGAGCACGAACGCGACCACACCGACCGGGACGTTGACGAAGAAGATCCACTCCCAGCCGAAGCCGTCGACGAGCAGGCCGCCCACGATCGGGCCGACGAGCGAGGCGACACCGGCGACGGCACCCCAGAGGCCCATCGCCGCGCCGCGGTTCTGCGGCGGGAAGATGCGCGTGATCACGGCCATCGTCTGCGGCGTCATCATCGCCGCACCGAGCCCCTGGACCACACGGGCCACGATGAGCACCTCGATCGAGCCGGCGAGCCCGCACCAGAGGCTCGAGAGCGTGAACACCACGAGCCCGATCTGGTACATGACCTTCGGGCCGAAGCGGTCACCGAGCCGGCCGGTGATGAGGAGCGGCACGGCGTAGGCGAGCAGGTAGGCGCTCGTCACCCAGATGACGGAGTTGATGCTGGCGTCGAGCTTCGCGGCGATGGTCGGCGTCGCGACGGACACGATCGTCGAGTCGACGAGGATCATGAAGAAGCCGACGACGAGGGCCCAGAGGGCCGGCCACGGCTTCTTCTCGGTGGTGGTCGAGACGGAGGTCATCGAGTGGGTTCCTTGCTGTTCGTGGTGGTGCCTGTGTCGGTGGGGACGGCCGGGCCGTCCCAGGGGATGTCGCCGCTCGCGATCCGGTCGGCCGCGGCGTCGAGCCACTCGATCTGCGCGGTGAGCATGGCACGGACGTACGACACGTCCAGCCAGAAGCGGTCCGCGAGACGCTTGGCCTGGAGGCCCGTGGCGGCTTCGTCGTACTGCTCGCGTTCCGTCCGGAGTGCGCGGGCGCGGGCGCGCAGGGCGGTCGCCGCGTCCTCGGCGCTCAGGTTGTCGACGTGGGAGACCGCGAGTTGGAACTCCGGGTACTCGTCGGCGGGCTCGGCGATCATGCGGCGGAGGCCGTCCTCGAGCGCGGTGCGCCCGTGGTCGGTGATCGCGTAGGTGGTGCGTTCCGGTCGGTTGCCTTCTCGCGCGGTGCCGAGCGCCTCGGCGTAGCCGAGGTCCACCAGGCGACCGATCTGGTGGTAGAGCGTGCCCGGTCGGACCTTGACGTTCTGGTCGTCGCGACGCTGCAGCATCGTCTGGAACATCTCGTAGGGGTGCATGGGCGACTCCGCGAGGAGCCCGAGCGCGGCGAACGCGAGGGGCGTGAGCGACGCCATCCGTGCCTCCTGGACTGGTCCGTACCGATTATTCCAAGTGGAATGTACGCCTTCGAACAACCGAGCGCAAGCGCGTCCGACGCGCCGCGCGCGCCCCGTAGACTGTTCGCGTCCCACCCATCCCCGAAGTGCTGGAGTGAACACGTGCCAACGATCGTCGTCGAGGTCATGCCGAAGGCCGAGATCCTCGACCCCCAGGGCAAGGCGGTGGGCAACGCCCTCGCCCGTCTCGGCAAGGCAGACCTGACCAACGTCCGCATCGGCAAGCGCTTCGAGGTGGCCGTCGACGGCCCGGTCGACGACCAGAAGCTGGCCGAGGTCCGCGAGATCGCCGCCGACGTCTTCTCCAACGCCGTCATCGAGGACGTCGTGTCCGTGACGGTCGAAGGCGAGTGACACCGGTGCGCATCGGCGTCATCACGTTCCCGGGCTCGCTCGACGACCGCGACGCCCAGCGCGCGGTCCGCCTCGCCGGCGCCGACCCCGTCGCGCTCTGGCACGGCGACCACGACCTGCAGGGCGTCGACGCGATCGTCCTCCCCGGCGGGTTCTCCTACGGCGACTACCTGCGTGCCGGTGCGATCGCGGCGAAGGCCCCGATCATGGCCGAGGTCATCGACGCCGCCGGCAAGGGGATGCCCGTGCTCGGCATCTGCAACGGCTTCCAGATGCTCGCCGAAGCGCGACTCGTCCCGGGCGCGCACACCCGCAACGCGCACCAGCAGTTCATCCGGCGCGACCAGAAGCTCCGCGTCGAGACCAGCGCCACGGCGTGGACGAGCGGCTTCACGGCCCAGCAGGAGATCACCATCCCGCTGAAGAACGCCGACGGCCGCTTCGTCGCGGACGCCGACGAGATCAAGCGCATCGAGGACAACGGCCAGGTCGTGTTCCGCTACGTCGGCGTGAACCCGAACGGGTCGATCGACGACATCGCGGGCGTCTCCAACGAGCGCGGCAACGTCGTCGGCCTGATGCCGCACCCCGAGCACGCGACGGAGCCCGGGTTCGGCCCGGACACCCCCGCGGCGATGGCCTCCGGCACGGACGGCCTCACCTTCTTCACCTCCGTGATCGAGTCGACGCTCGTCAAGTGACGACCACGCCGACGAACACGACTCCAGTGACAGGGAACGACACCACCGTGACGACACACGTCCGCCCGAAGCCCGACACCGTCCAGGACGCCGCAGCCACGCCCGACAAGGAGCAGCCGTACGAGGCGCTCGGGCTGAAGGCCGACGAGTACGCGAAGATCCGCGAGATCCTCGGCCGCCGCCCCACCTCGGGCGAGCTGGCGATGTACTCCGTGATGTGGTCCGAGCACTGCTCGTACAAGTCCTCGAAGAACTACCTCCGGCAGTTCGGCAAGAAGGTCACGCCGGAGATGACGAAGAACCTCATGGTCGGCATGGGCGAGAACGCCGGTGTCATCGATGTCGGCAACGGCTGGGCGGTGACCTTCAAGGTCGAGTCGCACAACCACCCGTCCTACGTCGAGCCGTACCAGGGCGCCGCGACCGGTGTCGGCGGCATCGTCCGCGACATCATCTCGATGGGCGCCCGCCCGGTCGCCGTGATGGACCAGCTCCGCTTCGGCGCGATCGACCACGAGGACACGCAGCGCGTCGTCCACGGTGTGGTCGGCGGCATCTCGTTCTACGGGAACTGCCTCGGCCTGCCGAACATCGGCGGCGAGACCTACTTCGACCCGGTGTACCAGGGCAACCCGCTGGTGAACGCCCTCGCGGTCGGGGTCCTCCGCCACGAGGACCTGCACCTCGCGAACGCCTCGGGTGCCGGCAACAAGGTCGTGCTCTTCGGTGCCCGCACCGGTGGCGACGGCATCGGCGGCGCGTCGATCCTGGCGTCCGACACCTTCACCGAGGGCGGCCCGACCAAGCGTCCCGCCGTCCAGGTCGGCGACCCCTTCGCCGAGAAGGTGCTCATCGAGTGTTGCCTCGAGCTGTTCCAGAAGGAACTCGTCGAGGGCATCCAGGACCTCGGTGCCGCCGGCATCTCGTGCGCCACGAGCGAGCTCGCCTCGAACGGCGACGGCGGCATGCACATCTCGCTCGACGACGTCCTGCTGCGCGACCCCACGCTCACCGCCGAGGAGATCCTCATGTCGGAGAGCCAGGAGCGCATGATGGCGGTCGTCCGCCCCGAGAAGCTCGACGAGTTCCTCAGCGTCGTCGGCAAGTGGGAGGTCGAGACCAGCGTCCTCGGCGAGGTCACCGGCACCGGCCGGCTCGTCATCGACTGGCAGGGCCAGGAGATCGTGAACGTCGACCCGCGCACGGTCGCCGTCGACGGCCCGGTCTACGACCGCCCCGTGGCCTACCCGACCTGGATCGACGCGCTGCAGGCCGACTCGGCTGCATCGCTCGACCGCCCGGCCGACGGGCCCGCCCTCAAGGCGCAGTTCCTGCAGCTGCTCGGCTCCCCGAACCTGGCGTCGAAGAACTGGGTGACGAACCAGTACGACACCTACGTGCTCGGCAACACGGCGCTCTCCTTCCCCGACGACGGCGGCATGATCCGCGTCGACGAGGAGACCGGGCTCGGCGTCACGATCGCCACCGACGCGAACGGCCGCTACTGCCAGCTCGACCCGAAGCAGGGCGCCCGGCTGGCCCTCGCCGAGGCGTACCGGAACGTCGCCGTCACCGGTGCCGTCCCGGCCGCCGTGACCGACTGCCTGAACTTCGGCTCCCCCGAGAACCCCGAGGTCATGTGGCAGTTCTCCGAAGCGGTCGAGGGGCTCGCCGACGGCTGCATGGAGCTCGGGATCCCGGTCACGGGCGGCAACGTGTCGTTCTACAACCAGACCGGCACCACGCCGATCCACCCGACCCCGGTCGTCGGTGTCCTCGGCGTGATCGAGGACGTGGCGCTGCGCGTGCCCTCCGGCTGGCAGGACGACGGCCACAACATCTACCTGCTCGGCACCACGTCGCTCGAGCTCGACGGGTCGGCCTGGGCCGGCACCGTGCACGGGCACCTCGGTGGCCGTCCGCCGGCGGTCGACCTCGAGCGTGAGAAGGCCCTCGCGGACCTCCTGCACGCCGCGGCGAACGAGCAGCTGCTCACGAGCGCCCACGACTTGGCGGACGGCGGCCTCGGCCAGACCCTCGCCGAGTCGGTGCTCCGGTTCGGGCTCGG
The sequence above is a segment of the Curtobacterium sp. BH-2-1-1 genome. Coding sequences within it:
- a CDS encoding PadR family transcriptional regulator, translated to MASLTPLAFAALGLLAESPMHPYEMFQTMLQRRDDQNVKVRPGTLYHQIGRLVDLGYAEALGTAREGNRPERTTYAITDHGRTALEDGLRRMIAEPADEYPEFQLAVSHVDNLSAEDAATALRARARALRTEREQYDEAATGLQAKRLADRFWLDVSYVRAMLTAQIEWLDAAADRIASGDIPWDGPAVPTDTGTTTNSKEPTR
- the purQ gene encoding phosphoribosylformylglycinamidine synthase subunit PurQ; translated protein: MRIGVITFPGSLDDRDAQRAVRLAGADPVALWHGDHDLQGVDAIVLPGGFSYGDYLRAGAIAAKAPIMAEVIDAAGKGMPVLGICNGFQMLAEARLVPGAHTRNAHQQFIRRDQKLRVETSATAWTSGFTAQQEITIPLKNADGRFVADADEIKRIEDNGQVVFRYVGVNPNGSIDDIAGVSNERGNVVGLMPHPEHATEPGFGPDTPAAMASGTDGLTFFTSVIESTLVK
- a CDS encoding DHA2 family efflux MFS transporter permease subunit, which gives rise to MTSVSTTTEKKPWPALWALVVGFFMILVDSTIVSVATPTIAAKLDASINSVIWVTSAYLLAYAVPLLITGRLGDRFGPKVMYQIGLVVFTLSSLWCGLAGSIEVLIVARVVQGLGAAMMTPQTMAVITRIFPPQNRGAAMGLWGAVAGVASLVGPIVGGLLVDGFGWEWIFFVNVPVGVVAFVLAQRFVPSFDRHGHRFDTLGIVLSAVGMFLLVFGIQEGETYDWGTITGPISVWSLIIAGIVVLVAFVVWQGVQKGEPLLPLGLFKDRNFTLANIAITAVGVAISSFALPIMLWAQDVLTFSPTQAALLLVPQAVLSAGLAPLVGKNLNRWSLRWVAAFGLACFSGALFWFGSLLASGADWGWVLLPSTLLGLANACMWGPLSVSATRNLPPKLAGAGSGVYNTTRQIGAVLGSAGIAALIEARITANFPASTGGTSAGGAEQQVGALPAFLQQPFATAMGQSLVLPAVVLGIGIVAALFLAKPKQTVAWQQTGGTSDGSPASASDGSVVGSEQRHGVHAAAPAPETAEAELAATDHHGRHADA
- the purS gene encoding phosphoribosylformylglycinamidine synthase subunit PurS, producing MPTIVVEVMPKAEILDPQGKAVGNALARLGKADLTNVRIGKRFEVAVDGPVDDQKLAEVREIAADVFSNAVIEDVVSVTVEGE
- a CDS encoding cytochrome c oxidase assembly protein, producing MPGGGLSSAARSSRRHPTPSTPEFWSTWHLDPLAAVLIAVAAVTYGWWVVGAARRGTRWPWWRTLAFVGALVLFGILQFGIVGIHDQDLRWAFVLRLALLFFAVPTFAAFAAPVSLLRSGGPARLAQAASAALASRPARVLGNAVVSPLIALALFCVLLTPFSSTIRESPVWATAITVFVPMLGFALLTPLSEPGILRSSTFVTMEFLLAFVELMADAIPGIVLRITNHVLDGSVTAAVGQPWFPSPLRDQHLAGDLLWFIAEVADVPVLISLFIRWQRSDRREARTVDALTDEEMAELTRAHLQRRG
- the purL gene encoding phosphoribosylformylglycinamidine synthase subunit PurL, with amino-acid sequence MTTHVRPKPDTVQDAAATPDKEQPYEALGLKADEYAKIREILGRRPTSGELAMYSVMWSEHCSYKSSKNYLRQFGKKVTPEMTKNLMVGMGENAGVIDVGNGWAVTFKVESHNHPSYVEPYQGAATGVGGIVRDIISMGARPVAVMDQLRFGAIDHEDTQRVVHGVVGGISFYGNCLGLPNIGGETYFDPVYQGNPLVNALAVGVLRHEDLHLANASGAGNKVVLFGARTGGDGIGGASILASDTFTEGGPTKRPAVQVGDPFAEKVLIECCLELFQKELVEGIQDLGAAGISCATSELASNGDGGMHISLDDVLLRDPTLTAEEILMSESQERMMAVVRPEKLDEFLSVVGKWEVETSVLGEVTGTGRLVIDWQGQEIVNVDPRTVAVDGPVYDRPVAYPTWIDALQADSAASLDRPADGPALKAQFLQLLGSPNLASKNWVTNQYDTYVLGNTALSFPDDGGMIRVDEETGLGVTIATDANGRYCQLDPKQGARLALAEAYRNVAVTGAVPAAVTDCLNFGSPENPEVMWQFSEAVEGLADGCMELGIPVTGGNVSFYNQTGTTPIHPTPVVGVLGVIEDVALRVPSGWQDDGHNIYLLGTTSLELDGSAWAGTVHGHLGGRPPAVDLEREKALADLLHAAANEQLLTSAHDLADGGLGQTLAESVLRFGLGARVVLDELEARDGVDTATALFSESTGRVIVTVRREDDVRFQGLCDGRGFPVLRIGVTDATSGSLEVQGAFEATIDELRGTHGATLPSRFGDVIVEDVTEGYVGRGPLDDHGSFSPRTDS